A segment of the Symmachiella macrocystis genome:
CGCTCAACAAGTTTCCTGAAAGTCCATCCCGAAGATTGAAACCAACTCCGACCGGGCCGACCGCCTCAAGTGAATAGATGATGTCTTGAATCCGGTGGACGGGACAATCGTCGTTATCACTCCCCAAGGGAAACAGCTCGACCGGCTGATCTGGCTTCAGTTTAAAACGACTTTGAACATGATTCAGGAACGGAATCGTACGCCGTGGCAGCCCATGTTTATCGAACAGAATCTCACGACCGTCTTTACACCGTCGTGTTCTGGGTTTTGAGAAATTGAACGCTTGGCCGTAGATCTGATCGACGCCATTCAGAGGAATAACCGCACGCCAAAATCGGCCCTCGTGGTAGAAATAATTTACTTCGGTGTGGCTGGCCTCTCGCGCAATCGTTGCCTTGTCTTCGCGATCTTGTAGAATCTCAATCGACCGCCTGCTAGTGACGTCCACCGGTTGCCCAGCGTACTTGGACTTCGCCAACATTACAGGCATCGACTCGTCGGAGGCGATCTCCGACTCGATGTGATCCTCTCGCATGACCAACCACCATGAATAACGTTTCGACTGACCTTAGAAAATTACCTGGCATCTTCGACAGGACTTTTTCTTCAATCCGCACGGCAGTAATTCAACCAGTTCTCCATACGCAGGATAAGTTGTCGAAAAATGTGGGACACTTTGTAATGGTTGGTATATATGGCCACTGTTCCTACCGCTCCTGGGGGAAACGACAATGATTTGTCCTTAATCGCCAGCCGTACCCAAAAAGGATCGGGTGAGATTTCAAAAGATTCCAAGGCGAAGCCGCTTGGCGCGACCTGGCCTGATGGAGATGCTCGGATAACTTTGTCAACTTGAGCTTCAAACACTTTTCCTGGATAGAGTTTGAAGATTACCTCGGCCGGTTGACCGACTTCGATATGGCGCAAGTGAATTTGGTCGATTTGAGCACCTATCACCTGTGTTGATTCGTCAACAAACGACAAGACCTCACTTTTTTCGGCAAGCACCATAGCGCCGGGCTGTAAACTAACATTCACGACGAACCCCGTTGTTGGCGCTTCCACCGAAGTCCAGGAAAGTTTAATCTTGGCTAATTCCAGTTGCGCTTGAATTTGAGCCACGTCAGCGTCTTCGCCATTGATGGTCGATTCGAGAGCGAGTTTGGCTTTAACCCGACGAGCTTGAGCTATTTGCAACGCCTCTTCGGCTTGGATCACGATCGTGTTGACACCGTCGATTTGCGAATCAAGTGCAAGTTGAGCCTGCTGACGTTTGGCTTTCGCTTCTTCGAGGCCTGCCTTGGCTGCTGCAAGATTTCGCTCATTGGCTTCCAATTCAGCCTCAGTCATTGCTTTGCTGGCAGCAAGCTCCTTAGCACGCCCAAATTCTGCCTTCGCCAATTCAGCTTGGGCCTTTTGCTTAGCAACCGAAGCATCGGCAGCGTCAACCAACACTTTCAATGACTCAGCCTGCTTGTTTGCCGAGATGAGGGCTGCCTCAGTCTGAAGAACAGCAGCGTTGGCAGCCGCAAGATCCGACGGCAACATCTTGGCCGCTTGCTGAGTTTCCTTGAGGGCGGCCTCTAGGCGATTCACTTCAGCCTGATAGGGTGCTGGATCTATCGTGAACAACACCTGTCCTTTATGCAATTCCACTTCACTTTCGATGGGAACATCGATCACCATCCCCGAGACACTCGGAATGATCTGGATCGTATTCTTCATGACCACCGCTCTACCGCTGGGTGCTCCAAAACTCATCGGAATTAATAAGAATATTTGGCAAGCCAGGAACATCACCAAGGGGGAAAGCTTCATCCATCGAGTCCAGCTTTTCAGGATGCCAAATCTGACCAGAAGCGAAAGAAATCCAAGCCAGGCGGCGACAAGAACCAAGATCATTGATTTGCCCCTCTTTGTGCTTTGAACTCTTGTGTCAGCTTTTCAACTTGAACCTGCAATGACTTGATTTCATTATGCAGATCAACCTTGTTTTCATCTGATCGCTCTTTATCTCCACCGAATCGGATTGGTGTATAGGCCCACATCAGTACGAAAGGCCAAGCGACAGCGCC
Coding sequences within it:
- a CDS encoding HlyD family secretion protein translates to MILVLVAAWLGFLSLLVRFGILKSWTRWMKLSPLVMFLACQIFLLIPMSFGAPSGRAVVMKNTIQIIPSVSGMVIDVPIESEVELHKGQVLFTIDPAPYQAEVNRLEAALKETQQAAKMLPSDLAAANAAVLQTEAALISANKQAESLKVLVDAADASVAKQKAQAELAKAEFGRAKELAASKAMTEAELEANERNLAAAKAGLEEAKAKRQQAQLALDSQIDGVNTIVIQAEEALQIAQARRVKAKLALESTINGEDADVAQIQAQLELAKIKLSWTSVEAPTTGFVVNVSLQPGAMVLAEKSEVLSFVDESTQVIGAQIDQIHLRHIEVGQPAEVIFKLYPGKVFEAQVDKVIRASPSGQVAPSGFALESFEISPDPFWVRLAIKDKSLSFPPGAVGTVAIYTNHYKVSHIFRQLILRMENWLNYCRAD
- a CDS encoding DUF3302 domain-containing protein, with translation MSVLDIAALLILIILALLIGALFWYLGALPGHIAKERDHPYEQAIMVGGWTTLILGAVAWPFVLMWAYTPIRFGGDKERSDENKVDLHNEIKSLQVQVEKLTQEFKAQRGANQ